GGACAAGTTCCATTTGCGTGTGAAGGTTGAGGTTCTGATTTATTTTGAGCACGTATGAGCTGTAAAAAtcaagatgaagaagatggtGATGTTTATCTTACTGCATACAGGACGGTGAGCAGCTGCATGCTGGGCtaactgcagcagcagcagagtgCGTCAGTGGCACTCCGTTGTGCAGGCTCAGCAACAGCAAGCAAGCCAGCGAGCGAGATTAGTGTCCCGGTGATCTTTGCGGCTCCTGCCATGCTCTTCACCTTCAGCGACTCCATCCTGGGATTCGATGCATCAACTGTTTGTTGCTAGCTCCCGGTGTGTATATATTTGATGGATCACCGGGCACGACAACGATGACAAGTAAGAATGGCTTGAACGTGCTGTAACTATGTGTACCTCGGCACGACGGCCGGCAATGATGAAGGGGAGCACGAGAGACAGGTTGATTTGTGGCTGTAAAGGCTGCTGTTGAGCTGAGTGCTCCTCTGTActgcttctttcttctctaATAAAATTCGGCCATCGTCCCTAGGAAGATTATGCGAACGTCGAGATGGTGTACGTACTGCAAGAGTGCAAAGTCATGGAAGGAGGTGTACCATGTATTGCGAGAGCGTGGCGCCAAAAAGACAGCGCTGAAGAAGAGCATGCCAGAGAGCGCGGCGCCCGAGACAAAGATCTCCATTGTGAGCTTGGGCCTTGTTTCTTTACCCCAAGCTTATATACACATAATATGACATGATGCCAAAACTGTTAAGTTTTGACAATGTTTTACTAGCTCCcccgtcctgaaataagtgactggGATTTGTTcaggacagagggagtagtattatttcggttttttttttctaataaaTGGCTGTAcaaaatgatactccctccgatccaaagtAAGTGttcagttttgaactaaaCCTAGTTCAAAACTACGGCACTTATTTTGAATTGGAGTTAGTAAGTAATTATTTTTACTCAGAAGTCTtgattttaattcaaattACTCATACTTAATTCCAAATGTAACCATGATAActttcaaatattttttttaaaattaataaaaatCTTCGTTTGGGATTCAAATTTGGAGGTTTACATGTAAGATCGTTCATTTTGTAAAGCATATACTATTTTAATTTTTCGTAAAGCATGCAccattttaatattttgaatttaattttaattttttaccCTAAAGATTATATACACACAAAATGGCAccatgccaattttttttacaaaattccggtattatttcattttttccaACCAGGagagaaatggaaaaaataggacaaaagggaaaaaaaaacttccatACCGCTTCCACCTCACCAGGCCTCCCGTCACTGCGCGGCCTAACGGCCTGCTTGGCCCACTCCACCTATTCAGTTAGGGTTTATATCCATCCCCTCCCTATTTGGCGTTGCTCATTCCTGTAGCCGTACCCAGTcgccgcctctctctctctcgatctgATCTAACCCCTTGCCATGGAGGAGAGAGCTACtgttcgtcggcggcggcggcggcccagccGTTGGTCCTCGGAGGAGAAGATACCCAAGGAGTTGCTGGTGGACAGcgctgaggcggcggcggcggccggcctcCTCACGGACGACCTCATCGTGGAGATCCTGTCCCGCCTCCCCGCCAGGTCAGTCCACCGCTTCAAGTGCGTCTGCAAGCTCTGGCGCGACCTCATCGCCTACCCAGCCCACCGCAAAAGGCTGCCCCAAACCCTTGCCGGCTTCCTCTACAGCACCCACACCGGCGTCTACGGCCACCACTTGGCCGCCGTCTCGTCCACGGTCGTCGATTTCGTCGACCCTTCCCTCTCTTTCCTGCGGCCTATGAATTACACCAAGATCCGCCTGCGAGACACCTGcaacggcctcctcctctgcgTCTGCTACTACAACATGGAGAAACGTTTAGTTGTCTGCAATCCCGCCACCCAGAGGTGGACCGAGCTGCCCCCTGCTCCGCAGCCGCAGCCAGGCACATATAACTGGGACCAACGTCTGGCTTTCGATCCGGCAGTCAGCCCATCCCATTTCCACGTCCTTGATTTCGTGGACACCACCAACAAATACCACCACACAGGAGTGAACATCTACTCGTCCAGAACCGGAGCCTGGATTCATAGGGATACTGAGTTGCTTGACAAAGTTGTGCTGGCCGATGGAAGTGTCTTTGTTGGCGGTGTGCTGcacctgcccggcaagctgcgGGAGGACCGCCCCTGCCAGTCCCGCCACAGCATCGGCTACAGTTACCAGGAAAACTTTGTGCTGGTGGTTGTAGACATGGAGTGGAAGGCATGGAAGATTGTCCGCACACCGGCATACGGTTTCTCTTTCGGTGCAATTGGATGGTCACAGGGGCGTTTGCACTATGCTACTCCATCTGAAACTCCTATTACCGTCAGTAATGACGACGATGAGGTTATACTCCGAGAGATAGCAGTCTGGTGCCTTGAGGATTATGGTAGTAAGAAATGGGCCTTGAAGCATATTGTCAGAATTGATAAGCCAATTGAGATGGAATACTCGGTGGTTGGGTTTCATCCGGACTGTGATACCATCTTCTTTGTTACTACTACTAGGGCCGCTTATCATAGCGATTCATGGGATGCTTCTTCGTTGGCATCATGGGATATGTGGCGTCTGCAATTCCGTACTGTCCTT
The Brachypodium distachyon strain Bd21 chromosome 2, Brachypodium_distachyon_v3.0, whole genome shotgun sequence genome window above contains:
- the LOC100837248 gene encoding putative F-box protein At1g50870 codes for the protein MEERATVRRRRRRPSRWSSEEKIPKELLVDSAEAAAAAGLLTDDLIVEILSRLPARSVHRFKCVCKLWRDLIAYPAHRKRLPQTLAGFLYSTHTGVYGHHLAAVSSTVVDFVDPSLSFLRPMNYTKIRLRDTCNGLLLCVCYYNMEKRLVVCNPATQRWTELPPAPQPQPGTYNWDQRLAFDPAVSPSHFHVLDFVDTTNKYHHTGVNIYSSRTGAWIHRDTELLDKVVLADGSVFVGGVLHLPGKLREDRPCQSRHSIGYSYQENFVLVVVDMEWKAWKIVRTPAYGFSFGAIGWSQGRLHYATPSETPITVSNDDDEVILREIAVWCLEDYGSKKWALKHIVRIDKPIEMEYSVVGFHPDCDTIFFVTTTRAAYHSDSWDASSLASWDMWRLQFRTVLDLEKRSSVTYLPYVPMFSESTLPDGEVQ